A single window of Achromobacter xylosoxidans DNA harbors:
- the tsaD gene encoding tRNA (adenosine(37)-N6)-threonylcarbamoyltransferase complex transferase subunit TsaD — translation MIILGFESSCDETGVAAVCTERGLLAHALHTQIAMHQEYGGVVPELASRDHIRRVVPLTHQVLQEAGLEMSDIGAVAYTAGPGLAGALLVGASVAQSFAWSRHLPAIAIHHLEGHLLSPMLADPRPDFPFVALLVSGGHTQLMRVDGVGRYELLGETLDDAAGEAFDKSAKLMGLGYPGGPALARLADQGDAARFDLPRPMLHSGDLDFSFSGLKTAVLTRVKAAEQDGGLDEQTRADLAAATQAAIVEVLAAKSIRALKQTGLRRLVVAGGVGANQLLRARLAAALKPLKAQAYFPPLSLCTDNGAMIAFAAAERVKAGLVTLDPDAHGFTVRPRWDLAEIG, via the coding sequence ATGATTATTCTCGGCTTTGAAAGCTCCTGCGACGAAACGGGCGTCGCAGCCGTCTGTACGGAACGCGGCCTGCTCGCGCACGCGCTGCACACCCAGATCGCCATGCACCAGGAATACGGGGGCGTGGTGCCTGAACTCGCCTCGCGCGACCATATCCGCCGCGTGGTGCCGCTGACGCACCAGGTGCTGCAGGAGGCGGGCCTGGAAATGTCGGACATCGGGGCGGTGGCGTATACGGCCGGGCCCGGTCTGGCCGGCGCGCTGCTGGTGGGCGCCAGCGTGGCGCAGTCGTTCGCCTGGTCGCGTCACCTGCCGGCCATTGCCATCCATCACCTGGAAGGCCACCTGTTGTCGCCGATGCTGGCCGACCCGCGGCCCGATTTCCCGTTCGTGGCGCTGCTGGTGTCCGGCGGCCATACGCAGTTGATGCGGGTCGACGGGGTGGGGCGCTACGAATTGCTGGGCGAAACGCTGGACGATGCCGCCGGCGAAGCCTTCGATAAGTCGGCCAAGCTGATGGGCCTGGGCTATCCGGGCGGACCGGCGCTGGCGCGCCTGGCGGACCAGGGCGATGCCGCGCGCTTCGACCTGCCGCGCCCCATGCTGCACAGCGGCGACCTGGATTTCAGCTTCAGCGGCCTGAAGACGGCCGTGCTGACTCGGGTCAAGGCGGCCGAGCAGGACGGCGGACTGGATGAGCAGACCCGCGCCGACCTGGCGGCGGCCACCCAGGCCGCCATTGTCGAGGTGCTGGCCGCCAAGTCGATCCGCGCCCTCAAGCAGACCGGCCTGCGCCGCCTGGTGGTGGCCGGCGGGGTGGGCGCCAACCAGCTGCTGCGCGCCAGGCTGGCCGCCGCGCTCAAGCCGCTCAAGGCACAGGCCTATTTCCCGCCGCTGTCGTTGTGCACCGACAACGGCGCCATGATCGCCTTCGCGGCGGCCGAACGGGTCAAGGCCGGGCTGGTGACCCTGGATCCCGATGCGCACGGATTTACCGTGCGGCCGCGCTGGGACCTGGCGGAGATCGGCTGA
- the plsY gene encoding glycerol-3-phosphate 1-O-acyltransferase PlsY, producing MAITEPSLAFSAALILLAYLIGSVPFAVVVSKLMGLQDPRSYGSKNPGATNVLRTGNKTAAALTLLGDAAKGWFAVWLAQRLAPGITPGPLAAVAVAAFLGHLYPIFLGFKGGKGVATALGVLVAIQPWLAVATAATWLIIAVFFRYSSLASLVAAFFAPVYYVFGSGLAWYAQPAMGIALAIIGVLLFYRHRANITRLVQGTESRIGGGKKK from the coding sequence ATGGCGATCACCGAACCCTCCCTGGCGTTCTCCGCTGCGCTCATCCTGCTGGCCTACCTGATTGGCTCCGTGCCGTTCGCGGTGGTCGTCAGCAAACTGATGGGACTGCAGGACCCCCGCAGCTACGGCTCGAAGAACCCCGGCGCCACCAACGTGCTGCGCACCGGCAACAAGACCGCCGCCGCGCTGACCCTGCTGGGCGACGCCGCCAAGGGCTGGTTCGCCGTCTGGCTGGCGCAGCGCCTGGCGCCCGGCATCACCCCCGGGCCGCTGGCCGCGGTCGCCGTGGCCGCCTTCCTGGGCCATCTGTACCCGATTTTCCTGGGTTTCAAGGGCGGCAAGGGCGTGGCCACCGCGCTGGGCGTGCTGGTCGCCATCCAGCCCTGGCTGGCGGTCGCTACGGCGGCCACCTGGCTGATCATCGCGGTGTTCTTCCGCTATTCCTCGCTGGCCTCGCTGGTGGCGGCGTTCTTCGCGCCGGTCTATTACGTGTTCGGCTCCGGCCTGGCCTGGTATGCCCAGCCGGCCATGGGCATTGCCCTGGCCATCATCGGCGTGCTGCTGTTCTACCGCCACCGCGCCAACATCACGCGCCTGGTGCAAGGCACCGAAAGCCGCATCGGCGGCGGCAAGAAAAAGTGA